The Brassica napus cultivar Da-Ae chromosome C7, Da-Ae, whole genome shotgun sequence genome has a segment encoding these proteins:
- the LOC125590303 gene encoding berberine bridge enzyme-like 24: MLMIAEMRLLKTAPSISYISFLALYIFSYTITPISSNYLQEDFIKCLHRNTHVNFPLEKTFFTPEKNASTFINVLEATAQNYRFLTKATPKPSFIFKPVHESHVQASVICSKKLGIHLRVRSGGHDFEAVSYVSQIETPFVLLDLSKLRQINVDIEENSAWVQAGATLGEVYYRIAEKSKIHGFPAGLCSTVGVGGYITGGGYGALMRKYGLAADNVLDAKIVDANGKLLDRSSMGEDMFWAIRGGGGGSFGIILAWKLKLVLVPETLTIFSVTKTLEQDPDLKTLSKWQHIADKLVAELFIRVVIRASGNNTAAALYRGQFLGDQGTLIEIMKKAFPELGLTEKDCTEMKWIESVIFNGEFPTGTPIEALIQVKSPLVNPSFKSKGDIVKKPIPALALKGIFKRMVQQEPGTFVAFTPYGGMMAKISESEIPFPHRSGTLFKILYNSNTGTRPSRQLNWIRELYSFMTPYVSSNPRQSYVNYRDLDLGQNTKNTTSNFKNAQIWGAEYFKGNFERLVRIKSKVDPHNIFRHEQSIPTLPVQS; this comes from the exons ATGCTTATGATTGCAGAGATGAGACTTTTAAAAACAGCCCCTTCGATTTCCTATATATCGTTTTTAGCCCTGTATATTTTTTCCTACACAATAACACCAATTTCTTCAAACTACCTACAAGAAGACTTCATCAAGTGTCTCCATAGAAACACACATGTTAATTTTCCACTCGAGAAAACGTTCTTCACTCCTGAAAAAAACGCCTCAACCtttatcaatgttcttgaaGCGACGGCTCAGAATTACCGATTCTTGACCAAGGCAACACCCAAACCAAGTTTCATATTTAAACCGGTTCATGAATCTCACGTCCAAGCTTCAGTCATATGTTCCAAGAAACTTGGAATTCATCTCCGTGTTAGAAGCGGCGGTCACGATTTTGAAGCCGTGTCTTATGTTTCACAGATAGAAACACCATTTGTATTGCTTGATTTGTCGAAGTTGAGACAGATCAATGTTGATATTGAAGAAAATAGTGCTTGGGTTCAAGCTGGTGCTACACTTGGTGAGGTTTACTACAG AATTGCGGAGAAGAGCAAGATCCATGGGTTCCCAGCGGGTTTGTGCTCAACTGTAGGCGTCGGTGGATACATAACAGGAGGTGGATACGGTGCCTTGATGAGGAAGTATGGTCTTGCTGCTGATAATGTTCTAGACGCAAAGATCGTTGATGCAAATGGTAAATTACTCGACAGAAGCTCGATGGGTGAGGATATGTTTTGGGCGATTAGAGGAGGCGGTGGAGGGAGTTTTGGGATAATTCTAGCATGGAAGCTCAAGCTTGTTCTTGTTCCTGAAACCCTAACCATCTTCAGCGTTACCAAAACATTAGAACAAGACCCTGACTTGAAGACTCTTTCTAAGTGGCAACATATTGCAGACAAGCTTGTTGCAGAGCTCTTCATACGAGTGGTAATCAGAGCCAGTGGAAACAATACAGCGGCAGCATTGTACAGAGGTCAGTTTCTTGGTGACCAAGGCACTTTGATTGAGATTATGAAGAAGGCTTTTCCGGAGCTAGGGCTAACTGAGAAGGATTGTACCGAAATGAAATGGATTGAATCCGTTATTTTCAATGGTGAATTTCCGACTGGTACTCCGATTGAGGCTTTGATTCAAGTGAAGTCACCTTTAGTGAATCCGTCCTTCAAATCAAAGGGAGATATCGTGAAGAAACCTATCCCTGCTTTAGCTCTGAAAGGAATTTTCAAGAGAATGGTTCAACAAGAGCCTGGTACATTTGTTGCTTTTACTCCTTACGGTGGAATGATGGCTAAAATCTCTGAATCTGAGATCCCTTTCCCGCATAGAAGCGGAACCCTCTTCAAGATTCTCTATAATTCAAACACTGGGACGAGACCGAGCAGACAACTTAACTGGATCAGAGAGCTGTACAGTTTCATGACGCCTTATGTCTCAAGCAATCCAAGACAATCTTATGTGAACTACAGAGACCTAGACCTGGGACAGAACACGAAAAACACGACATCTAACTTCAAAAATGCTCAAATCTGGGGAGCTGAGTACTTCAAAGGCAATTTTGAAAGATTGGTGAGGATTAAATCAAAGGTTGATCCACATAACATCTTCAGACACGAGCAGAGCATCCCAACGCTGCCCGTTCAAAGCTAA